The Papaver somniferum cultivar HN1 chromosome 3, ASM357369v1, whole genome shotgun sequence genome includes a region encoding these proteins:
- the LOC113357747 gene encoding sulfate transporter 3.1-like, with amino-acid sequence MVNTEKDLEQQFTSINTSIQRVNIPPPQPFFKTFKSSLKETFFPDDPFRQFKNQSPSKKFVLGLQYFLPILEWAPRYTFQFFKADLIAGITIASLAIPQGISYAKLANLPPIFGLYSSFVPPLVYAMMGSSRDLAVGTVAVASLLTASMLGKEVNASKNPTLYLQLAFTATFFAGVFQAALGFLRLGFIVDFLSHATIVGFMAGAATVVCLQQLKGILGLQHFTHDTDLVSVMRSVFGQTHQWRWESAVLGCCFLFLLILTRHISKKRPNLFWISAMAPLTSVILGSLLVYFTHADMHGVEVIGELKKGLNPPSYSDLAFGSPHLMTAIKTGIITGVIALAEGIAVGRSFAMFKNYNIDGNKEMIAFGMMNIAGSCTSCYLTTGPFSRSAVNYNAGCKTAVSNIIMATAVMITLLFLTPLFYYTPLVVLSSIIISAMLGLIDYGAAFHLWNLDKFDFVVCMSAYFGVVFGSVEIGLVIAVSVSMLRVLLFVTRPKTSVLGKIPKSMTYRSVDQYSVASRVPGVLILHVDAPIYFTNASYLRERISRWIDEEEDNLKSSGETTLQYVILDMGAVGNIDTSGISMLEEVKKHTDRRALKLVLANPGSEVIMKLHKSKLIEGIGPEWIHLKVGEAVEACNFMLHSYKSASGPWPTKTKSETQDNNV; translated from the exons ATGGTTAACACGGAGAAAGACTTAGAACAGCAATTCACATCCATTAATACGTCGATACAACGTGTTAATATACCTCCACCACAACCATTTTTCAAAACGTTCAAATCTTCACTCAAAGAGACTTTCTTCCCTGATGATCCTTTTCGTCAATTCAAAAATCAGTCACCCTCTAAGAAATTTGTACTAGGTTTACAATATTTCTTACCCATTCTTGAATGGGCACCTCGTTATACATTTCAGTTCTTCAAAGCTGATCTTATTGCTGGTATCACCATTGCTAGTCTTGCTATTCCTCAGGGGATTAGTTATGCTAAACTAGCGAACTTGCCaccaatttttggtttat ATTCGAGTTTTGTTCCGCCATTGGTGTATGCAATGATGGGAAGCTCAAGAGATTTAGCAGTCGGGACTGTTGCTGTTGCTTCACTTCTCACAGCTTCTATGTTGGGGAAGGAAGTGAATGCTTCTAAAAATCCTACACTTTACCTTCAGCTAGCTTTTACCGCTACATTTTTCGCCGGTGTATTTCAAGCTGCCTTGGGATTCTTAAG GCTTGGGTTTATTGTGGATTTTCTGTCACATGCAACCATAGTGGGGTTCATGGCTGGAGCAGCCACTGTTGTTTGTCTGCAACAGTTAAAAGGGATTCTAGGGCTTCAACACTTCACCCACGACACTGATCTTGTGTCAGTTATGCGTTCTGTCTTCGGCCAAACACATCAG TGGAGGTGGGAAAGTGCTGTTCTCGGTTGTTGCTTTCTCTTCCTCCTTATTCTCACTCGACATATT AGCAAAAAAAGACCGAATCTATTTTGGATATCAGCCATGGCACCGTTAACCTCAGTCATTTTGGGAAGTCTCCTTGTGTATTTCACCCACGCTGACATGCATGGGGTTGAAGTG ATAGGAGAACTGAAGAAAGGATTGAATCCGCCATCTTACTCTGATTTGGCTTTTGGTTCACCTCATCTTATGACAGCCATTAAAACCGGGATTATCACAGGTGTCATTGCTCTTGCT GAAGGAATAGCAGTAGGGAGAAGTTTTGCTATGTTCAAAAACTACAACATTGATGGAAATAAAGAAATGATTGCTTTCGGGATGATGAACATTGCTGGCTCTTGCACTTCTTGCTACTTAACTACAG GTCCATTTTCGAGATCGGCTGTAAATTACAATGCAGGATGCAAAACGGcagtttcaaacatcataatgGCAACAGCGGTGATGATAACGTTATTATTCCTAACACCGCTGTTTTACTACACCCCTTTGGTAGTACTCTCCTCAATTATTATATCAGCGATGCTAGGGTTGATTGACTATGGGGCTGCCTTCCATCTCTGGAACCTCGACAAATTCGATTTTGTTGTTTGCATGAGTGCATATTTTGGCGTTGTGTTTGGCAGCGTTGAGATTGGCCTGGTCATAGCA GTTTCTGTATCCATGCTCCGAGTGTTATTGTTCGTAACAAGGCCAAAGACTTctgtacttggaaaaattcccaAATCCATGACCTACAGAAGTGTCGATCAATACTCTGTTGCTTCTAGGGTTCCTGGAGTTCTCATCCTCCATGTTGATGCTCCAATCTATTTTACCAATGCAAGCTACTTGAGAGAAAG AATCTCGAGGTGGATCGATGAAGAAGAGGACAACCTAAAATCTTCTGGAGAAACTACATTGCAATATGTTATCCTTGATATGGGTG CTGTTGGGAACATCGATACAAGTGGAATAAGCATGTTAGAAGAAGTCAAGAAACACACAGATCGACGTGCTCTTAAG CTTGTGTTAGCAAACCCTGGAAGCGAGGTGATAATGAAGCTCCATAAATCAAAGCTCATTGAGGGAATCGGGCCAGAATGGATACACCTAAAAGTGGGAGAAGCAGTTGAAGCATGTAACTTCATGCTTCATTCATACAAATCAGCATCAGGGCCTTGGCCTACCAAGACCAAATCAGAAACCCAAGATAATAATGTTTAG